In one window of Tellurirhabdus rosea DNA:
- a CDS encoding cation:dicarboxylate symporter family transporter — translation MKKIFTNLTFWVLTAITAGALLGHLAPETAVKMEFLGKGFISVVKLFIEPIIFLTISLGIVGMSDLKKVGRVGGKALLYFEVVTTLALLIGLVVANLIRPGDGVTSQATGDVTKYTKGASEFSWWRFLADNVTIQVLLFAIVFGIVLGRYSGKDRIIGWLSFASKWVFKGLHFVMLFAPVGAFGGMAFTIGKYGLKTLVPLAKLMLTVYTTMGIFVFVVLFLILRQYRVSLWKYLRYIREELLIVLGTSSSEAGLPSLMEKLERMGCSKSVVGLVVPAGYSFNLDGTTIYLSMATIFLAQVFGVELGWSELLTIIGVLMVTSKGAAGVTGSGFIVLASTLQAVQHNGVPLIPVEGLALLLGVDRFMSEARSITNFIGNGVATIWLANNEREFDRAKMERAFRRVEDTEDIGKDNIEFLTKP, via the coding sequence ATGAAGAAAATCTTCACCAATCTCACGTTCTGGGTTCTCACCGCCATCACGGCCGGTGCCCTGCTGGGCCATCTGGCTCCGGAAACGGCCGTCAAAATGGAGTTTCTGGGCAAAGGCTTTATTTCGGTGGTCAAGCTGTTTATCGAGCCGATTATTTTCCTGACCATTTCGCTGGGCATCGTCGGCATGAGCGACCTCAAAAAAGTCGGGCGCGTGGGCGGCAAAGCCCTGCTGTACTTTGAAGTGGTCACGACGCTGGCCCTGCTGATCGGTCTGGTGGTCGCCAACCTCATCCGGCCCGGCGACGGCGTAACGAGCCAGGCGACCGGCGACGTGACCAAATACACAAAAGGAGCCTCGGAGTTTAGCTGGTGGCGGTTTCTGGCCGACAACGTGACGATTCAGGTGCTGCTGTTCGCCATTGTCTTCGGCATTGTGCTCGGGCGGTATTCGGGCAAGGACCGCATCATCGGCTGGCTTTCGTTCGCCTCGAAATGGGTCTTCAAGGGGCTGCACTTCGTGATGCTGTTTGCGCCCGTGGGGGCCTTCGGCGGTATGGCCTTTACCATCGGAAAATACGGTCTCAAAACGCTGGTGCCGCTGGCGAAACTGATGCTGACCGTGTACACGACCATGGGGATTTTCGTGTTTGTGGTGCTTTTTCTGATTCTGCGGCAATACCGCGTCAGTCTGTGGAAGTACCTCCGTTACATCCGCGAAGAACTGCTGATTGTGCTCGGCACCTCGTCTTCCGAAGCGGGTCTCCCCTCGCTGATGGAAAAACTCGAACGCATGGGCTGCTCCAAATCCGTGGTCGGGCTGGTGGTCCCGGCGGGTTATTCGTTCAATCTGGACGGTACGACGATCTACCTGTCGATGGCGACCATTTTTCTGGCGCAGGTTTTTGGGGTCGAACTGGGCTGGAGTGAACTGCTGACGATCATCGGCGTGCTGATGGTTACGTCCAAAGGCGCGGCGGGCGTGACCGGCAGCGGTTTTATCGTGCTGGCCAGCACCTTACAGGCCGTGCAGCACAACGGCGTGCCCCTGATTCCGGTGGAAGGGCTGGCGCTGCTGCTGGGCGTGGACCGGTTTATGTCCGAGGCGCGAAGCATCACCAACTTCATCGGCAACGGCGTCGCGACGATCTGGCTGGCCAACAACGAGCGGGAATTCGACCGGGCGAAGATGGAACGGGCCTTCCGCCGGGTGGAGGATACGGAAGATATCGGGAAGGACAATATCGAATTTCTGACCAAGCCCTGA
- a CDS encoding tetratricopeptide repeat protein: MPRLLFAVIALLLFPAFHPPTRVQSAESSADSIPRLNNTAIRLSAKHNHPAAFQLLQRASAARPVDTVVYNKALVLGKMQRFAEADQLLQSVSGFHFAEANRGIYRCMQGDVPSGLTMLENSSAGKAQAGQLIYNRALAYYQLDRLPEAQRAIEEALRQRGTEPVYRLLKGDIFLKQGKHREALAVFRSLQGDPSMSRFLPIRIGNVMLGLKQYEEAAELFENYLLARDRVYHFSACYGLGNARYGLKQYARAVQAFRHAVLLEPQSSAAHLGLGHAFTSQRDYKNARESYETVLRLQPENKSAHLGMGVVAYRQGKYEESMEEFELAGDLFNPKDPTLADCFLNRGLARLAMGRNQPAMKDFFQVIQLDKRNAAAHAGVSEVYRKNDNFLQAIRYMDQAVHLAPNNDHLLTNKGNLYLKTGNMDEAYPMFVWALKYNPRNINALNGLGAVLVERDRIERAQAIYDSLITHGHHKSFLYNNRGIVRSYLALKLERAKDFNNSRQYYYRSLKDFERAASLDSSRKQYYNNRGNVYKNIKDFGNAIQSYQGHLDRTAINNMGVLYASNADGKASHYYLNLAIDLDSTNQIYHYNRYRLFKDYFNDSLNTREDRRQAGSLVLTNSISAKYSKDGYINIYLYDYDFDKLEFPGEHVFPIKPELPPPPAYRPLDELVQMDIRAEKANSRVSPSLHITSKKMPKPRRARIASETACPKIS; the protein is encoded by the coding sequence ATGCCGAGGTTGCTATTTGCTGTTATCGCGTTGCTGCTGTTTCCGGCTTTCCACCCACCGACCCGAGTCCAGTCCGCGGAATCGTCCGCTGATTCGATTCCGCGTCTGAACAACACGGCTATTCGCCTTTCCGCCAAGCACAACCATCCGGCAGCCTTTCAACTTCTGCAACGGGCCTCCGCCGCCCGGCCGGTCGATACGGTCGTTTACAACAAAGCGTTAGTGCTCGGCAAAATGCAGCGCTTTGCCGAGGCCGACCAGTTGCTCCAGTCGGTCAGCGGTTTTCACTTCGCCGAAGCCAACCGGGGTATTTACCGCTGCATGCAGGGCGATGTGCCTTCGGGCCTGACGATGCTCGAAAATTCTTCGGCCGGAAAAGCGCAGGCCGGTCAGCTGATTTACAACCGGGCCCTCGCCTATTACCAGCTCGACCGGCTTCCGGAAGCGCAGCGGGCCATTGAAGAAGCCCTCCGGCAGCGGGGCACCGAACCCGTGTACCGCCTTCTGAAAGGCGATATTTTTCTGAAACAGGGCAAACACCGCGAGGCGCTGGCCGTCTTCCGTTCGTTGCAAGGCGACCCGTCGATGAGCCGCTTTCTGCCCATCCGGATCGGCAACGTCATGCTCGGGCTGAAACAGTACGAGGAGGCGGCCGAACTGTTTGAAAACTACCTCCTTGCCCGCGACCGGGTTTACCACTTTTCGGCCTGTTACGGGCTGGGAAACGCCCGCTACGGACTGAAACAGTACGCCCGGGCCGTGCAGGCGTTCCGGCATGCGGTGCTACTGGAACCCCAGTCGTCGGCGGCGCATCTGGGACTGGGGCACGCGTTCACCAGCCAGCGGGATTACAAAAACGCCCGGGAGTCCTACGAGACGGTCCTGCGGTTACAGCCGGAAAACAAGTCGGCGCATCTGGGAATGGGCGTGGTGGCCTACCGGCAGGGCAAGTACGAGGAAAGCATGGAAGAGTTTGAGCTGGCCGGAGACCTGTTCAATCCGAAGGACCCGACGCTGGCCGACTGTTTCCTGAACCGGGGCCTGGCCCGGCTGGCGATGGGCCGGAACCAGCCCGCCATGAAAGACTTTTTCCAGGTCATTCAGCTGGATAAACGCAACGCGGCAGCCCACGCGGGGGTCAGCGAAGTGTACCGGAAAAACGATAATTTTCTGCAGGCCATCCGCTACATGGACCAGGCCGTCCATCTGGCGCCCAACAACGACCACCTGCTGACCAACAAAGGCAATCTGTACCTGAAAACGGGCAACATGGACGAGGCGTACCCCATGTTCGTCTGGGCGCTGAAGTACAACCCCCGCAACATCAACGCCCTGAACGGACTCGGCGCGGTGCTGGTGGAACGCGACCGCATCGAACGGGCACAGGCTATCTACGACAGTCTTATTACGCACGGTCACCACAAGTCGTTTCTGTACAACAACCGGGGCATTGTCCGCTCGTACCTCGCACTGAAGCTCGAACGGGCCAAGGATTTCAACAATTCGCGGCAGTATTATTACCGCTCGTTAAAGGATTTTGAGCGGGCCGCCAGCCTCGACTCGTCGCGCAAGCAGTATTACAACAACCGGGGCAACGTTTACAAAAACATCAAGGATTTCGGCAACGCCATCCAGAGCTATCAGGGTCACCTCGACCGGACGGCCATCAACAACATGGGCGTGCTGTACGCCAGCAATGCCGACGGCAAAGCGTCTCATTACTACCTGAATCTGGCCATCGATCTCGATTCGACCAACCAGATCTACCACTACAACCGCTACCGGCTTTTCAAGGATTATTTCAATGATTCGCTGAATACCCGGGAAGACAGGCGGCAGGCCGGATCGCTGGTGCTGACCAACTCCATCAGCGCCAAATACAGCAAGGACGGCTACATCAACATTTATCTGTACGATTACGACTTCGACAAGCTCGAATTTCCGGGCGAACACGTGTTTCCGATCAAACCCGAACTGCCCCCGCCGCCCGCCTACCGGCCGCTCGATGAACTGGTGCAGATGGACATTCGGGCCGAGAAAGCCAACAGCCGGGTGTCTCCTTCGCTGCATATTACTTCCAAAAAAATGCCCAAACCGCGACGGGCGCGCATTGCTTCCGAAACGGCCTGCCCCAAAATAAGCTGA
- a CDS encoding GntP family permease has protein sequence MSPALLLTFSIVAIILLSSRFKIHTFAVLVGLAMLVGLLAGMPSGEVLKHLRAGFGHTLEKIGLLVILGTILGSLLDHSRATHSLANAILRRLGSERAPLAVLLMAFLVGLPIFCDSGFIVLSGLVLTLARQLADRFPGRSIHLQLVLCLAGGLYAVHCLVPPHPGITAALGVVGVDTGRMILLGTALAVPGTVVSFLWARYASRRYPPEVPVHAFDDFKPDETTGPLPSAAGALAAILVPIGLIALKSIVSLSPALYPDVLLSLLNFIGDPVAALGVGIVLALFLFSSLSKTLFNELLEEAIVKAGPVLVIVGAGGAFGEIIRNLGLENSLKSVVQQAGLGLLIPFGLTVLFKTAQGSSTVAVLSAATILQPLLPTLGLESEWEKLLALAAMGAGSMTLSHANDAYFWVVARFGRIDTPTMFRTYSLLSLWMGLITFACIWVIYLLL, from the coding sequence ATGTCTCCTGCCCTGCTGCTGACTTTCAGCATTGTTGCCATCATTCTGCTCAGTTCGCGCTTCAAAATCCACACCTTCGCCGTGCTGGTCGGGCTGGCCATGCTGGTGGGATTGCTGGCCGGTATGCCGTCGGGCGAGGTGCTGAAACACCTGCGGGCGGGCTTCGGACATACGCTCGAAAAAATCGGTCTGCTGGTCATTCTGGGCACCATCCTCGGCAGTCTGCTCGACCACAGCCGCGCCACTCACAGCCTGGCCAACGCCATTCTGCGCCGGCTCGGGTCGGAACGGGCGCCGCTGGCCGTGCTGCTGATGGCCTTTCTGGTGGGGCTGCCCATCTTCTGCGACTCGGGATTTATCGTCCTCAGCGGACTGGTGCTGACGCTGGCGCGGCAACTGGCCGACCGCTTTCCGGGCCGGTCGATTCATCTGCAACTGGTGCTTTGTCTGGCGGGCGGGCTGTATGCCGTGCACTGTCTGGTGCCGCCGCATCCGGGCATTACGGCAGCGCTGGGCGTGGTCGGCGTGGACACGGGGCGGATGATTCTACTGGGCACGGCGCTGGCGGTGCCGGGCACGGTCGTCAGTTTTCTCTGGGCCCGGTACGCGTCCCGCCGCTATCCGCCGGAGGTGCCCGTTCATGCCTTCGACGACTTCAAACCGGACGAAACCACCGGACCGCTGCCTTCCGCCGCCGGGGCGCTGGCGGCCATTCTGGTGCCCATCGGCCTGATCGCGCTCAAATCCATCGTTTCCCTGTCGCCGGCGCTTTATCCGGACGTTCTGCTCAGCCTGCTGAATTTCATCGGTGACCCGGTAGCGGCGCTCGGTGTCGGCATTGTGCTGGCGCTTTTCCTATTTTCCTCGCTGAGCAAAACGCTTTTCAACGAATTACTGGAAGAAGCCATCGTGAAAGCCGGGCCGGTGCTGGTGATTGTCGGAGCCGGGGGTGCTTTTGGCGAGATCATCCGGAATCTGGGCCTCGAAAACAGCCTGAAGAGTGTCGTTCAGCAGGCCGGGCTGGGGCTGCTGATTCCGTTTGGGCTGACGGTGCTGTTCAAAACGGCGCAGGGTTCGTCGACGGTGGCGGTGCTGTCGGCGGCCACCATCCTCCAGCCGCTGCTGCCGACGCTGGGGCTGGAAAGCGAGTGGGAGAAACTGCTGGCGCTGGCCGCTATGGGAGCCGGTTCGATGACCCTCTCCCACGCCAACGACGCCTATTTCTGGGTGGTGGCCCGCTTCGGCCGGATCGACACCCCGACCATGTTCCGCACCTACAGCCTGTTGTCGTTGTGGATGGGATTAATTACGTTTGCCTGCATTTGGGTGATTTATCTGTTGCTTTAG
- the alaS gene encoding alanine--tRNA ligase produces MTSSEIRRHFLEFFRSKGHLIVPSAPLVAKNDPTLMFNNSGMAQFKDFFLGNGTPPSRRVADTQKCLRVSGKHNDLEDVGFDTYHHTMFEMLGNWSFGDYFKKEALEWSWELLTGVYKLPKDRIYVSVFKGDERDNVPFDQEAWDIWKGIIGDDSRIILGNKKDNFWEMGETGPCGPCSEIHIDLRSPDEVALKPGKELVNADHPQVVEIWNNVFMQFNRKADGSLEELPARHVDTGMGFERLCMAIQGKQSNYDTDVFTGTIGVIEELSGRKYTGSMDKGDIAMRVIADHIRAVSFAIADGLMPSNAKAGYVIRRILRRAVRYGYSYLGFTDPFMTKLVPTLAMQFADVFPELNAQRDFVATVIREEEASFLRTLENGLKLLDRLTAELAERGEKVIDGETVFELNDTFGFPVDLTALIAREKGFQLDEEGYRQALQTQKTRSRKDASSSTGDWMELTDADRIEFVGYDEVEADARVVKYRKVQNKQGTQYQIVLDKTPFYAESGGQVGDTGTLELTRNNEQLIVIRIADTKKENDLIIHISNDKDIDEALQTADSVVARIDTERREATENNHSATHLLHAALREVLGTHVAQKGSLVSPDVLRFDFSHFSKVTDEELAQIEQIVNAKIRENIPLDEKRNVPIEEAKNLGAMALFGEKYGDFVRVITFDPSYSVELCGGTHVPSTGQIGLLKLTSEGSVSTGVRRVEAVTAGKALDLLNEYEGTVSQLKELLKAPKDVVKAVQSLMEEKNQLLKKIEALEAEKVQQIKEQLLSRVETTNGGAEPGYHVLVERVTVPSADALKQLAYDLKAKVGNLALVLGAEIGGKPQLAVMFADELVKAKNLHAGNVVKELAKEIRGGGGGQPFFATAGGSDPAGLDRALAKGRELLQ; encoded by the coding sequence ATGACCTCTTCCGAAATTCGCCGCCACTTTTTAGAGTTTTTCCGCAGCAAGGGCCACCTGATTGTGCCGTCCGCGCCGCTGGTTGCCAAAAACGACCCTACGCTGATGTTCAACAACTCGGGCATGGCGCAGTTCAAGGATTTTTTCCTCGGCAACGGCACCCCGCCCTCCCGGCGCGTGGCCGATACGCAGAAATGCCTGCGCGTGTCGGGCAAGCACAACGACCTGGAAGACGTCGGCTTCGACACGTACCACCACACCATGTTCGAAATGCTCGGCAACTGGTCCTTCGGCGATTATTTCAAGAAAGAAGCGCTCGAATGGTCGTGGGAACTGCTGACGGGAGTCTACAAGCTGCCGAAAGACCGGATTTATGTGTCGGTGTTTAAGGGCGACGAGCGGGACAACGTGCCCTTCGACCAGGAAGCCTGGGACATCTGGAAAGGCATCATCGGTGACGACAGCCGCATTATTCTCGGCAACAAAAAAGATAATTTCTGGGAAATGGGCGAAACGGGTCCCTGCGGTCCCTGCTCCGAAATCCACATCGACCTGCGCTCGCCGGACGAAGTGGCCCTCAAACCGGGTAAGGAACTCGTGAACGCCGACCACCCGCAGGTCGTCGAAATCTGGAACAACGTCTTTATGCAGTTTAACCGGAAAGCCGACGGCTCGCTGGAAGAACTGCCCGCCAGACACGTCGATACCGGCATGGGCTTCGAACGCCTCTGCATGGCGATTCAGGGCAAACAATCGAACTACGACACCGACGTTTTCACCGGCACCATTGGCGTCATTGAAGAATTGTCGGGCCGAAAATACACTGGCAGCATGGACAAGGGCGATATCGCCATGCGCGTCATCGCCGACCACATCCGGGCCGTGTCCTTCGCCATTGCCGACGGGCTGATGCCGTCCAACGCCAAGGCGGGCTACGTCATTCGCCGGATTCTGCGCCGGGCCGTCCGCTACGGGTATTCGTACCTGGGCTTTACGGACCCGTTCATGACCAAGCTCGTGCCGACGCTGGCGATGCAATTTGCCGACGTTTTCCCCGAACTGAACGCCCAGCGCGACTTTGTGGCGACGGTGATTCGGGAAGAAGAGGCCTCCTTCCTGCGGACGCTCGAAAACGGCCTGAAACTGCTGGACCGGCTCACGGCGGAACTGGCCGAGCGGGGCGAGAAGGTCATCGATGGCGAAACGGTTTTCGAACTCAACGACACCTTCGGCTTCCCCGTAGACCTCACGGCCCTGATTGCCCGCGAAAAAGGCTTTCAGCTTGATGAGGAAGGCTATCGGCAGGCGCTTCAGACGCAGAAAACCCGTTCGCGCAAAGACGCTTCGTCGTCCACGGGCGACTGGATGGAACTGACCGACGCCGACCGGATCGAATTTGTGGGCTACGACGAAGTGGAGGCCGACGCCCGCGTCGTGAAGTACCGCAAGGTGCAGAACAAGCAGGGCACGCAGTACCAGATTGTGCTGGACAAAACCCCGTTCTACGCGGAGTCCGGCGGTCAGGTGGGCGACACGGGAACGCTGGAATTAACAAGGAATAATGAACAATTGATTGTTATTCGGATTGCGGATACGAAGAAGGAAAACGACCTCATCATCCATATTTCGAATGACAAAGACATAGACGAAGCGCTGCAAACGGCGGATTCGGTGGTGGCCCGCATCGACACCGAACGCCGGGAGGCCACCGAAAACAACCACTCAGCCACCCACCTGCTGCACGCCGCCCTGCGCGAGGTGCTCGGCACGCACGTGGCCCAGAAAGGTTCGCTGGTCAGCCCGGATGTGCTGCGTTTCGACTTCTCGCACTTCTCGAAAGTGACGGACGAAGAACTGGCGCAGATCGAGCAGATTGTGAATGCCAAAATCCGGGAAAACATTCCGCTGGACGAAAAGCGCAACGTGCCCATCGAAGAAGCCAAAAACCTGGGTGCGATGGCCCTGTTCGGGGAAAAATACGGCGACTTTGTCCGGGTCATCACCTTCGACCCGAGCTACTCCGTCGAACTTTGCGGCGGGACGCACGTACCGTCTACGGGCCAGATCGGTCTGCTTAAACTGACGTCGGAAGGGTCGGTATCGACGGGCGTCCGCCGCGTGGAAGCCGTCACGGCCGGAAAGGCACTGGACCTGCTCAACGAGTATGAAGGCACCGTTTCGCAGTTGAAAGAACTCCTCAAGGCACCGAAAGACGTGGTGAAAGCCGTGCAGAGCCTTATGGAAGAAAAGAACCAGCTGCTGAAGAAAATCGAAGCGCTGGAGGCGGAGAAAGTTCAGCAGATCAAGGAGCAGTTGCTGTCGCGGGTGGAAACCACAAATGGGGGCGCCGAACCGGGGTATCATGTCCTCGTCGAGCGGGTAACCGTCCCCTCGGCCGACGCGCTCAAGCAACTGGCCTACGACCTGAAAGCAAAAGTCGGGAATCTGGCGCTGGTGCTGGGTGCCGAGATCGGCGGCAAACCGCAGCTGGCCGTGATGTTTGCCGACGAGCTGGTAAAAGCCAAAAACCTGCACGCGGGCAATGTCGTCAAGGAACTGGCGAAGGAAATCCGCGGCGGCGGCGGCGGACAGCCGTTCTTCGCCACGGCGGGCGGTTCGGACCCCGCCGGGCTGGACCGGGCGCTGGCCAAAGGCCGTGAACTGCTGCAATAA
- a CDS encoding DoxX family protein: MNLVQRVEHWGDTHHPVWTDGLRIILGMILFMKGVSFISDTSYLTSLVGGVKFSLTPVVLVHYVAFAHLFGGFLIMLGCLTRLAVLLQLPILVGAVFFINISQGFSYLNSELWLSLLVLALLVVFLVIGSGPFSLDSYMRKHEH, from the coding sequence ATGAATCTCGTACAACGCGTTGAACATTGGGGCGACACGCACCACCCCGTCTGGACGGATGGGCTGCGGATTATTCTCGGGATGATTCTCTTCATGAAGGGAGTCAGCTTTATCAGCGACACTTCGTACCTGACCAGTCTGGTCGGCGGCGTCAAATTCAGCCTGACGCCGGTGGTGCTGGTGCATTATGTGGCCTTCGCGCACCTGTTCGGAGGCTTTCTGATTATGCTGGGTTGTCTGACACGTCTGGCTGTGCTACTGCAGCTTCCGATTCTGGTCGGAGCGGTATTCTTCATCAATATTTCACAGGGCTTCTCATACCTCAACTCCGAACTCTGGCTCTCGCTGCTGGTTCTGGCCCTGCTGGTCGTCTTCCTCGTCATCGGCTCCGGCCCCTTCTCGCTGGACTCGTACATGCGCAAACACGAACACTGA
- a CDS encoding MerR family transcriptional regulator, with translation MEELTKRYYGIREVADMFGVNISKLRFYEKEFPMLSPRKNRSGDRIYTKEDIALVRNIFELVEEKGFTLEGARQHLKGRSSRQSEARRIMERMKEIRKFLVDARDSLEAGPGSPTPDEAA, from the coding sequence ATGGAGGAGCTAACCAAACGGTATTACGGCATTCGGGAAGTGGCCGATATGTTCGGCGTGAACATCTCGAAGCTGCGTTTTTACGAAAAAGAATTTCCGATGCTCAGTCCCCGCAAAAACCGTTCGGGCGACCGGATTTACACCAAAGAAGACATTGCGCTGGTCCGAAACATCTTCGAACTGGTTGAGGAAAAAGGGTTTACGCTGGAAGGAGCCCGTCAGCACCTGAAAGGCCGTTCGTCCCGCCAGAGCGAAGCGCGGCGGATCATGGAACGGATGAAGGAAATCCGGAAATTTCTGGTGGACGCCCGCGACAGCCTGGAGGCCGGTCCGGGTTCGCCGACCCCGGACGAGGCGGCTTAA
- a CDS encoding AraC family transcriptional regulator, translated as MKKRSLVNPNELTNVLGGRLDRLVENKLTLAHDHAELHLYETFQRASLVELAFEAPVLTSMLTGKKVMHLDPLQPFDYLPGESLLIPAQKSMKIDFPEADLHNPTRCMALTISSDFIQETVSSLNETQPRAEETGGWRMDDVDYHLHNDFELNSLIEKIIRVFRENNSLKPIFIDISLKELILRLMQTRVRNVLLTETRQHLNTHRLAYVIEYIRQNLTRNLSINELCNKACLSKSHFFRLFKNELGLSPVQFILNERIRLAKQILSNPAKSITDACYESGFNSLTHFSSAFRSVERVSPREYKQLRIKS; from the coding sequence ATGAAGAAAAGAAGCCTGGTGAACCCGAACGAACTGACCAATGTCCTCGGTGGTCGCCTTGACCGATTGGTGGAAAATAAGCTTACGCTGGCTCACGACCATGCCGAGTTGCACCTGTACGAAACCTTCCAGCGGGCCTCGCTGGTCGAGCTTGCCTTTGAAGCGCCGGTGCTGACGAGCATGCTGACCGGCAAGAAAGTCATGCACCTCGACCCGCTGCAGCCGTTTGATTATCTGCCCGGCGAGTCCCTGCTGATTCCGGCCCAGAAGTCGATGAAGATCGATTTTCCGGAAGCGGACCTTCACAACCCGACCCGCTGCATGGCGCTCACTATTTCGAGCGATTTTATTCAGGAAACGGTCAGCAGCCTGAACGAAACCCAGCCCCGCGCGGAAGAAACCGGCGGATGGCGGATGGACGATGTGGATTACCACCTGCACAACGATTTTGAACTGAATTCGCTGATCGAGAAGATCATCCGGGTGTTCCGGGAGAATAACTCGCTGAAGCCGATCTTTATCGATATATCCCTCAAAGAGCTGATTTTGAGGCTAATGCAAACCCGCGTCCGGAATGTGCTGCTGACCGAGACCCGCCAGCATCTGAATACACACCGGCTCGCGTATGTCATCGAGTACATCCGGCAGAACCTCACCCGGAACCTGTCGATCAATGAGTTATGCAACAAAGCCTGCCTTTCCAAGTCCCATTTTTTCCGGCTTTTCAAAAACGAACTGGGTCTTTCGCCCGTCCAGTTTATCCTGAACGAACGCATCCGGCTCGCCAAACAGATTCTGAGCAATCCCGCCAAATCCATCACCGACGCCTGCTACGAATCCGGCTTCAACAGCCTCACCCACTTCAGCAGCGCCTTCCGGTCCGTCGAACGGGTCAGCCCCCGAGAATATAAACAGTTAAGAATTAAGAGTTAA
- a CDS encoding GNAT family N-acetyltransferase, producing the protein MLVNSAYRGDSSRKGWTTEADLLGGIRTTEEGMRAMLQKPTATILCYLQADDLIGCVYLEKKEEDLYLGMLTVDPERQAGGIGKQLLSAAEEHARAQGCRAIQMTVISVRHELIAYYERRGFRATGETEPFPMNDPRFGLPKQNLEFIVLKKNV; encoded by the coding sequence ATGCTGGTCAATTCTGCCTACCGGGGCGATAGCTCGCGGAAGGGCTGGACAACCGAGGCCGACCTGCTCGGCGGCATCCGGACGACCGAAGAGGGCATGCGCGCCATGCTGCAAAAGCCGACCGCAACCATTCTCTGCTACCTCCAGGCGGACGACCTGATCGGCTGCGTTTACCTCGAAAAAAAAGAGGAGGACTTGTACCTCGGCATGCTGACCGTGGACCCCGAACGGCAGGCGGGCGGAATCGGCAAACAGCTGTTGAGCGCCGCCGAAGAACACGCCCGCGCGCAGGGTTGCCGGGCTATCCAGATGACCGTCATTTCGGTCCGGCACGAACTGATCGCCTATTACGAACGGCGCGGCTTCCGGGCCACCGGCGAAACCGAGCCCTTCCCCATGAACGACCCCCGCTTCGGCCTGCCCAAACAGAATCTGGAATTTATCGTACTGAAGAAGAACGTGTAA
- a CDS encoding glycerate kinase: MRILVAPDKFKGTLSAAQAAEAIAAGLLLHDPTLAVTVQPLADGGEGTAELLTQATNGQFFTATVADPLSRSVEARYGLSGDGSTAFVEMAEASGLHRLSTFERNPLRTSTFGTGELLRAVLDRNVRTIVLCIGGSATNDGGTGLAAALGWEFRDEAGNAVEPVGGSLERIASVSDKNVDPRLRTVRILVACDVDNPLYGPNGAAPVYGPQKGADAGMVERLDHGLRQLADVVAAHSGQDLAQEPGSGAAGGTGFGARVFLKAELQSGVAIVSQYLQLEQKVRDADLILTGEGKIDSQTLSGKLIGGLTALARQQQVPVAAFCGRLALSEAEVSQLGLVAATAITPDGMRYDDAVRRAPMLLSAAAYAFIRNWVSS, from the coding sequence TTGCGCATCCTCGTCGCTCCTGACAAATTCAAAGGTACGCTGTCGGCGGCTCAGGCCGCTGAGGCCATTGCCGCGGGCCTGCTGCTCCACGACCCGACGCTGGCCGTCACGGTCCAGCCGCTGGCCGATGGCGGCGAAGGCACGGCCGAACTGCTCACGCAGGCCACCAACGGGCAGTTTTTCACCGCGACGGTGGCCGACCCGCTCTCGCGGTCCGTCGAGGCGCGGTATGGTCTTTCGGGCGACGGCAGCACGGCCTTTGTCGAAATGGCCGAAGCCTCCGGACTGCACCGGCTCAGCACCTTCGAGCGGAATCCGCTGCGGACCAGCACTTTCGGAACGGGCGAACTGCTCCGGGCAGTCCTTGACCGGAACGTCCGGACCATTGTCCTTTGCATCGGCGGAAGCGCCACCAACGACGGCGGAACCGGCCTCGCCGCGGCGCTGGGCTGGGAATTTCGGGACGAAGCCGGGAACGCCGTGGAACCCGTGGGCGGCAGTCTGGAACGCATCGCGTCGGTGTCCGATAAAAACGTGGACCCGCGCCTCCGGACCGTCCGGATTCTTGTGGCCTGCGATGTCGATAATCCGCTGTACGGTCCGAACGGGGCAGCGCCGGTCTACGGTCCGCAGAAAGGAGCCGATGCCGGGATGGTGGAACGTCTGGACCACGGCCTCAGGCAACTGGCGGACGTGGTGGCGGCCCATTCCGGGCAAGATCTGGCTCAGGAACCGGGCAGCGGCGCGGCGGGCGGTACGGGTTTCGGGGCCCGCGTTTTTCTGAAGGCGGAACTGCAAAGCGGAGTCGCCATCGTTTCGCAGTACCTGCAGCTTGAACAAAAAGTACGCGACGCGGATTTGATTTTAACGGGTGAAGGCAAAATCGATTCGCAAACCCTGTCCGGCAAACTGATCGGCGGCCTGACGGCGCTGGCCCGGCAGCAACAGGTGCCGGTTGCGGCGTTCTGCGGACGGCTGGCCTTGTCCGAAGCCGAGGTCAGCCAGCTTGGTCTGGTGGCGGCAACCGCCATCACCCCGGACGGCATGCGGTATGACGATGCCGTCCGGCGGGCACCGATGCTGCTTTCGGCGGCGGCTTATGCGTTTATCCGGAATTGGGTTAGTTCGTAA